A window of Chitinophaga sp. MM2321 contains these coding sequences:
- a CDS encoding transcriptional repressor: protein MGTKQQITERIGVLLRDSKLSVTDTRTKILELFMKSNGALEHSDFEKLAGKSFDRVTVYRTLQTFLDKGIIHKIPTSDTSVRYAVCKSECSEHDHHDHHVHFKCEACGNTLCLDETDIPQIQLPKGYAVHNVEVIVSGVCKACK from the coding sequence ATGGGCACCAAACAACAAATAACAGAAAGAATAGGCGTTTTATTAAGGGATAGTAAACTGAGTGTTACAGATACCAGGACCAAAATACTGGAACTGTTCATGAAAAGCAATGGCGCACTGGAACACAGTGACTTTGAAAAGCTGGCCGGTAAATCATTTGACCGCGTTACCGTATATCGCACCTTACAAACATTCCTCGATAAAGGTATTATCCATAAAATACCTACTTCAGATACTTCCGTAAGATATGCCGTGTGCAAATCGGAATGTTCTGAACACGACCATCATGATCATCATGTTCACTTTAAATGCGAAGCATGTGGCAATACCCTTTGCCTGGATGAAACAGATATCCCACAAATCCAATTACCTAAAGGCTATGCCGTTCACAATGTGGAAGTGATTGTAAGCGGGGTGTGTAAAGCATGTAAATAA
- a CDS encoding SCO family protein translates to MSKKAITLIVFFAVLSVGFLGYAGFLIKADRGTFLGKEKLPILGAPGHVVQGFSFTDQEGNTRTKEDVKDKIYVAEYFFTTCTGICPKMNANMEKIYAKYKNKPDFLILSHTVDPEHDSVPVLKAYAAKHGADAKNWWFLTGDKKQLYALARQGYLVDDGTYTGEDDFVHTQWFALVDKTGQVRGLYEGTKQQDVNKLIVDIDRLMEE, encoded by the coding sequence ATGTCAAAGAAAGCGATAACATTGATTGTATTTTTTGCGGTATTGAGTGTGGGTTTCCTCGGATATGCCGGTTTTTTGATTAAAGCAGACAGGGGAACTTTTCTGGGTAAGGAAAAATTGCCGATCCTGGGCGCTCCCGGTCACGTTGTTCAAGGGTTTTCCTTTACTGACCAGGAAGGTAATACCCGGACAAAAGAAGATGTAAAAGATAAAATCTATGTGGCCGAATACTTCTTCACTACCTGCACGGGTATTTGTCCGAAGATGAATGCCAACATGGAAAAGATATACGCAAAATATAAGAACAAACCTGATTTCCTCATCCTCTCACATACCGTAGATCCTGAGCACGACAGTGTTCCGGTATTAAAAGCCTATGCAGCCAAACATGGCGCGGACGCCAAAAACTGGTGGTTCCTGACCGGCGATAAAAAGCAGCTGTATGCACTGGCACGCCAGGGTTACCTGGTAGATGACGGTACCTACACCGGAGAAGATGATTTTGTGCACACTCAATGGTTTGCACTGGTAGATAAAACAGGACAGGTACGCGGTCTCTACGAAGGCACCAAACAACAGGATGTAAATAAGCTGATCGTAGATATAGACCGTTTAATGGAAGAATAA
- a CDS encoding MerC domain-containing protein translates to MGENILRRMNLDAVGIGASLICAVHCALLPLLFAALPLLGVELLENEQLEYGLLAGSFLIGCIALGRGYYRYHRRLQPLLLFASGFILLLAGHFWPVATAWAAFIISVGAAAIIAAHLLNHRQCKQCRIHEPH, encoded by the coding sequence ATGGGAGAGAATATATTACGGCGGATGAACCTGGATGCTGTAGGGATTGGTGCTTCTTTGATTTGTGCTGTTCATTGTGCGCTGTTGCCATTATTATTTGCAGCACTTCCCCTGTTGGGAGTGGAATTACTGGAAAATGAACAACTGGAGTATGGATTATTGGCAGGCTCCTTTCTCATTGGATGTATAGCCTTGGGAAGAGGGTATTACCGGTACCACCGCCGGTTGCAGCCACTGTTGCTGTTTGCGTCGGGATTTATATTGCTGCTCGCTGGGCATTTCTGGCCGGTAGCAACTGCCTGGGCGGCCTTTATCATCAGTGTAGGCGCTGCTGCTATCATCGCGGCGCATTTGCTGAATCACCGTCAATGTAAGCAGTGTAGAATACACGAACCACATTAA
- a CDS encoding TonB-dependent receptor domain-containing protein yields the protein MKHLFTLLFALIPALLSQAQGGMLKGRITAAGKPVQFASISVPALRTGATADLYGFFIMTNIKPGTYEIKISMLGYQPLLLKRSISAGETTVLNISLEEDLSKLNEVVVTGVSRATAVRKNPIPIAVIGKREMNMNVNSNLIDAIVKGIPGVSAVTTGPNISKPFIRGLGYNRVLTLYDGIRQEGQQWGDEHGIEIDQYGISRVEVVKGPASLTYGSDALAGVINMIPDIPVVEEEKLAGSFLADYHSNNGMAGSSLGLAYQQHDWKFVLRGTAKAAHNYRNKIDGFVYGTAFKEYNLSALARVDKSWGYSQWGATLYDNMQEIPDGSRDSLTRKFTRQVNETDDITNRPVVPENELRTYTLNPLHQRIQHYRVYNHTKWIVGSGDINTTIGLQRSIRREYNHPEVPVQPGLYVVLNTLNYDVRYNLPALEGIEATVGVNGMYQSNRSKDGTNFPIPDYNLFDIGGFFFAKKSIGKLDVSGGIRYDSRHIRWNDFYVGINKENGFEQHAQLPDTADAVLQFPSFRHNYTGISGSLGFTYNLSQRVLFKANIARGYRAPNITEIGSNGLDPGAHIVYLGNRGFKPEFSLQEDIGFLAYLPDLDISVEIFNNNIDNYIYQSRLYDDNGDPVVIVPGNTTYSYQQSRARLYGAEVSVNLHPRTIAWLTMNNSIAYTEGLNRNEELIRSHGTLVRYLPFIPPMHIRSELRATAQRTVGVFSKIYGRVEADRFAAQSHFYGVDDTETFTAGYTLFNVGAGTGITNKKGKTVCELFLQLDNVFNTAYQANMNRLKYFEYYSASPGGHLGIYNMGRNFSAKVMVPF from the coding sequence ATGAAACATTTATTTACACTACTGTTTGCTCTTATTCCAGCTTTATTATCACAGGCGCAGGGAGGTATGCTGAAAGGCCGCATCACTGCTGCCGGCAAGCCTGTACAATTTGCCAGCATCTCGGTGCCTGCGCTACGTACAGGTGCCACAGCCGATCTGTATGGTTTTTTTATCATGACGAATATTAAACCCGGTACCTACGAAATAAAAATATCTATGCTGGGATACCAGCCACTGCTACTTAAAAGAAGTATCAGCGCGGGCGAAACCACTGTGCTGAACATCTCACTGGAAGAAGATCTTTCAAAATTAAATGAAGTAGTGGTAACCGGTGTTTCCCGCGCCACAGCTGTTCGTAAAAATCCTATACCCATTGCCGTTATAGGTAAAAGAGAAATGAACATGAACGTGAACAGCAACCTGATTGATGCTATTGTAAAAGGTATTCCAGGTGTAAGTGCTGTCACTACCGGCCCCAATATTTCCAAGCCTTTTATTCGCGGCCTGGGATATAACAGGGTACTTACACTCTATGATGGTATACGACAGGAAGGACAACAATGGGGAGATGAGCATGGTATCGAAATAGATCAATACGGTATTTCCAGGGTGGAAGTAGTGAAAGGTCCTGCCAGTCTTACTTATGGCTCTGATGCACTGGCGGGCGTGATCAATATGATCCCGGATATTCCGGTAGTGGAAGAAGAAAAACTGGCAGGCAGCTTCCTGGCAGACTATCATAGCAACAATGGCATGGCCGGCTCTTCGCTGGGATTGGCATATCAACAGCATGACTGGAAATTTGTATTGCGGGGTACTGCCAAAGCAGCACATAACTATCGGAATAAAATTGACGGATTTGTTTACGGTACCGCGTTCAAAGAATATAATCTTTCTGCTTTGGCGAGGGTGGATAAGTCGTGGGGGTACTCACAATGGGGCGCCACCCTGTACGATAATATGCAGGAAATCCCTGATGGTAGCCGGGATTCGCTGACAAGAAAGTTTACAAGGCAGGTAAACGAAACCGATGATATCACAAACCGCCCTGTTGTGCCGGAAAATGAATTGCGTACTTACACACTCAATCCATTGCACCAGCGCATCCAGCATTACCGGGTATATAATCATACAAAATGGATAGTTGGTAGTGGAGATATAAATACAACTATTGGTTTGCAGCGCAGTATCCGCCGGGAATATAATCACCCGGAAGTGCCTGTCCAGCCTGGACTCTACGTGGTGCTCAATACACTAAACTATGATGTGCGGTATAATCTTCCTGCTTTGGAAGGAATAGAAGCTACGGTAGGTGTAAACGGTATGTACCAGTCAAACCGGAGTAAAGACGGCACTAATTTTCCGATCCCTGATTATAACCTGTTTGATATCGGTGGTTTTTTCTTTGCTAAAAAATCAATCGGAAAGCTGGATGTTTCCGGCGGGATCCGTTATGACAGCAGGCATATACGATGGAATGATTTTTATGTGGGCATCAATAAGGAAAATGGTTTTGAGCAACATGCGCAGCTGCCGGATACTGCTGATGCAGTATTGCAGTTTCCTTCCTTCCGGCACAATTACACCGGTATATCCGGCAGTCTTGGATTTACCTATAACCTGAGCCAGCGTGTACTGTTCAAAGCCAATATTGCACGCGGATACCGCGCGCCAAACATTACTGAAATCGGCTCCAATGGCCTGGATCCGGGCGCACATATTGTATACCTGGGCAACCGCGGTTTTAAACCGGAGTTTAGTTTACAGGAAGATATTGGCTTCCTGGCTTATCTGCCCGATCTGGATATCAGCGTGGAGATATTTAATAATAATATTGATAACTACATCTATCAGTCACGGCTATACGACGATAATGGTGATCCGGTAGTAATAGTACCAGGAAATACAACGTATAGCTATCAGCAATCCAGGGCGCGGTTGTATGGTGCAGAGGTAAGTGTTAACCTTCATCCGCGTACTATCGCCTGGTTAACCATGAATAACAGTATCGCCTATACGGAGGGATTGAACCGGAATGAGGAGTTGATTCGTTCACATGGTACATTGGTGCGCTATCTGCCCTTTATACCGCCGATGCATATACGATCAGAACTGCGGGCTACAGCACAACGTACTGTTGGGGTATTTTCCAAAATATACGGCCGTGTGGAAGCAGATCGTTTTGCAGCACAATCTCATTTTTACGGGGTAGATGATACCGAAACATTTACAGCAGGATATACGCTGTTTAATGTGGGTGCGGGTACGGGCATTACCAACAAAAAGGGCAAGACGGTGTGTGAGTTGTTCCTGCAGCTGGATAATGTGTTCAACACTGCTTATCAGGCCAACATGAACCGCCTGAAATATTTTGAATATTACAGTGCTTCTCCCGGAGGACACCTGGGTATTTATAATATGGGAAGAAATTTCAGTGCTAAAGTGATGGTGCCTTTTTAG
- a CDS encoding phosphoribosylglycinamide formyltransferase — protein MKNIVLFASGAGSNAQKIIDHFRNSDKGRVSLIVCNRPGAGVLAIAEREGIPSILIEKDKFLHTDTYIQILKEYQTDLVVLAGFLWKIPVNLVQAFPNRIINIHPALLPKFGGKGMYGHFVHEAVIAAGETESGITIHFVNEKYDDGETILQERCIITKEDTPETVARKVQALEHQWFPVTVERLLSI, from the coding sequence TTGAAAAATATCGTCCTATTCGCGTCAGGCGCCGGAAGTAACGCGCAAAAGATCATAGACCATTTCAGAAATTCAGATAAAGGCAGGGTTTCGCTGATTGTTTGCAATAGACCCGGGGCGGGTGTTTTAGCAATTGCCGAACGTGAAGGCATTCCCAGTATATTAATAGAAAAAGACAAGTTCCTTCATACGGATACTTATATACAAATATTAAAGGAATACCAGACAGACCTGGTTGTACTGGCTGGCTTTTTATGGAAAATACCTGTCAACCTCGTACAGGCTTTTCCCAACCGTATCATCAACATACATCCTGCGCTGTTGCCGAAATTTGGAGGCAAAGGCATGTATGGGCATTTTGTACACGAGGCGGTCATCGCTGCCGGCGAAACAGAAAGCGGTATCACGATTCATTTCGTAAATGAAAAATATGATGATGGGGAAACAATCCTCCAGGAACGTTGCATCATCACCAAAGAAGATACACCGGAAACGGTAGCCCGCAAGGTGCAAGCACTGGAACATCAATGGTTTCCGGTAACTGTGGAACGATTATTGTCGATTTAG
- a CDS encoding copper resistance protein NlpE N-terminal domain-containing protein, with protein MYKLIYLSVFIAVLAACNNNTTPGTQGDSTAAATPVKTVIKPVTGTYQGTLPCADCPGMDYQVTLFDDHTFSELVAYQGRGLGIAQVETGTWKQLSDSTVLIEKKTDSSSFLAADGKLLLLDREGKRIEGALATNYVLKPVEGGDRRAQLAEKAKAGILFSAHGNEPGWALNLERKKLLFYTMNGDSVQVALPAARPNTDTLKVYTTPQITIQIRNTMCMDDMSGLMQPNTVDIQIKDKVYHGCGQYIK; from the coding sequence ATGTACAAACTTATCTACTTATCCGTTTTTATAGCCGTTTTGGCCGCCTGTAATAACAATACCACCCCAGGCACCCAGGGCGACAGCACCGCTGCAGCTACTCCCGTCAAAACCGTCATTAAACCTGTTACCGGCACCTACCAGGGTACACTTCCCTGTGCAGACTGCCCCGGTATGGATTACCAGGTAACCCTGTTTGACGACCACACCTTTAGTGAACTTGTTGCCTACCAGGGCAGGGGACTAGGCATTGCACAGGTAGAAACCGGTACCTGGAAGCAACTCAGTGATTCTACCGTTCTGATAGAAAAGAAAACAGACAGCAGCTCATTCCTGGCCGCAGACGGCAAACTGCTCCTGCTCGACCGCGAGGGCAAACGTATTGAAGGGGCGCTGGCCACTAACTATGTCCTGAAACCAGTGGAAGGCGGCGACCGCCGCGCCCAACTGGCAGAAAAAGCAAAAGCAGGCATCCTCTTCTCCGCCCACGGCAACGAACCCGGTTGGGCCCTGAACCTGGAACGCAAAAAACTCCTTTTCTATACTATGAACGGAGATAGTGTACAGGTAGCTCTCCCGGCGGCCCGTCCCAATACTGATACCCTGAAAGTATATACCACCCCGCAGATCACCATCCAGATCCGCAATACCATGTGTATGGACGACATGAGCGGCCTCATGCAACCTAACACCGTGGATATACAAATCAAGGACAAAGTGTACCACGGCTGCGGACAATACATAAAATAA